The Festucalex cinctus isolate MCC-2025b chromosome 6, RoL_Fcin_1.0, whole genome shotgun sequence genomic sequence GAAAACATCACAACACATTTCAAGTGCTCATTCACTTCCCGTATTTTAAAGTACGGCAACTGTTATATACTTTTAATACAAAAGTGAAAACTTAtcttaacgaaaaaaaaacagtgatggCCCCCACATATTTACTGTTCAgcaatcacaatttttttatttttatttttatttttattaaacctaTTCCCCATTATGTGTTGAAAAACTCTATTGCTCTGACGCCATGTTTAAAGTGCTTGGCCGCCATCGTGTGGTATTTATAGGCAATTAACCATTTCCGGCTTCAACTTAATTACGCAACCATTTTTCTACCATGGCTCGGTCCCAATCCACCACAAGGGGAGACTGTAACCGTTTGaaagcaaaacattttattttatttttttccaatatgttGTTTGTGACCCGCCCTACTCTAAATTATAAGTATTCTGCCATAAGTTCATTTTTCAGTAGATCCATCCATTTCTCGAACTGCTTATCCtcgcgtttttgttgtttttttttaaagaaatatttaATGCACTTTTATGCGTCAAACACGAACGCATGTACACATGCGCGCACACTTAACGCACACTCGCAACCGGAGCCGGCGATGAGCAGCTTGTCGGCGGGCATCGAGCGTCGAACCCTCTTCACCACCTCCACGCGCTCCTCCTCCGTCAGGTAAGGGTACTCGCCGTTGGAGCCCTGCACAACCAGACCTGCACAAACAAGTCAGACACGTCGTCGTCCACAAAAATTCCAATAAAAATGggactgaaacaaaaacaagaccttGTTTGGGGTTATCACACTTTATGGCAAACATTTGGAAATACTGCATTCCTCTATGTGTTACTCACCttttctatttctttttttttaaaccatttactGGACAATTACTAGTGTATGAACAGAAATCAAATGTGGCACTTTTTAAAGTGACTTTCCAGCTTGTGTTTGTATGAGAAGTGACACAGCACTCAGCCTGAATCACTGGACGGTACTTGCACTTGAAAAGAGTGTAAAAGGAACACGATAtgattttgaaattttcagagacaaaaacaaaacaaaaaaatgtggaaatggttaaaaaaaaaaaagaaaaaaaagaaaaaaagagtgatACCTAAAAATAACGTTATAAAGCAATTAGACAACACAAAAataggtggggtggggggatgacatgaaaatagactaaaaaataagaaaaaatatatacttgaaAAAAATGGATATCTTTCTgtaaaattatgttaaaataCATAAGATGAAAAGATCAAATGCAAAGACAAATAGCCTGAAAatggtaccaaaaaaataaataaacagaacatgaaagtgttgttttgttgttgttgtttttaaggaagaaaaatagcagtaaggtgtttttttctttaaacataacacaagaaaaaaagaaaaataacgaggtaaaaacaaaaacaaacaaacataaaattgtaaaagaaaacgaagacaaagtaaaaaaaaatgcacgaaaaaataaataaatgagaaattaaataaataaagcctgcATACATTTTACCCAAGATAAAACGAGACCTTTCAAGTCAATATAACAGCAAGTTCTtatcctttcttttcttttttatataaattttcaTTGTACTTTTATATTATATTCGGCATTTTATATACAAAACTTTAGTGCCGTTTTAAACGTGATCTTACAACTTCCGCCGCTCCCGGAAgcgcaactttatttatttttttaattattttttttttgcgctggaCATCTCATTCCCTATTATGAACGTTTGTTGTGATAAGATGATGCTTCCTTCTGTTCGCCTGACCTTTAAATGGAATCTTGGCGTACTTGCGGAGGTTTTGCTCCAACTTGTCGTAGTCGACGTCCTCCCGCTCCGTGAAGGGGGTCGCGATGGGAGGGTACACGCCGCTCAGGTCGAGCCGGACGCCGGCCGAGCTCAGTCCTCGGGCCCCGCTCAGTCCGGACGTCCGACCGAGGCCGAGGCCGAAGCCGAAGCCGAAGCCGAAACGTGCTGTTGTCAGCCAGCGGGACGACATCATCCGGGCCCCGGAAATCAACATGACGTCGacgtactactactactttacaCTACTACGTTTACTAATGCTGCTGCTAAGTGCTACTACTAACTACAGCAGTACTTGTTCTTCGTGTAGGTGTATTTGGACTGTGGTTCTTGTCAGTTAATGTCTGAGCCGCCTGGTTAAATATTGACGACGCTTCGTGCTTTTTTTTGGCTCGTTCGGTGCCTCAAATGTTGACTTGagtttgttgacttttttttttcttcacataaGTGCTCAAGAAACGTGACACCCACTGGTGATAAATTAGCGCCCCCAAGTGGCCGACACGACGGCAACTTGAGTGGTTTCGACAGATATAATTAAGCGCACTTGCAAGatgaatacaaataataatagtaagaatgaaAACAACCACGGCTGTAATAAAGTGCTCTaagattcaaaataaaacaccaattaattattttttccaatcacTTATCCTTTCTAGTGTAGCAGGCGTGTTGGACTCTGGGGCCTAAAATCCACATATAACTTAATATTAAAATGTAGGGGGGGCAAAATgaaacccccaaaaaatctttaaaaactgATACATTTCGTGACGCGAAAAAAAATGTGGggtgggtggggaaaaaaaatggggccACTATACATGGCTCGCACCATGTGTCCTTGACTTTGCTGCCATCTAGCGGTCAATTGTGTCCCGCGCAACCAGGAGCACGCGAACGCAtcgcagaaaataattgagaactgCTGTAAGGAGAtgaaatacaattatttttatgtcAGAATCACTTTTACATTCTACTTATGGAGAATCTTCACGATACGTTtcatgagttttgtttttttaaataattctgtTGTATCAAAATTATGGCTGATTTAGATCAAtacatactttatttatttgttacttttgtcaATTTCAAGTGATTTCTGTGACCACCATTGtgcggttttctttttttcacagtGTACCAACAATTTTGACCTAGTGCGAGGGGTACTCATGACAAATATCTCCAggacaagacaaaaaaacaaacaaaaaaagactcgCAAAACGGTTTTACCCGGGATGGGTGGCAATGGCCCAACCGTGGGCGGGATTACAGGAACAAATAACTCCTCCCACCCCCCAAGGCTGGTCTTCTGTACAAATACACCTTTCGACCGAGTACTGTCAGCACATTTCTAGCTTGATAAGAAGTAGGTGCAGTaacgataaataaaaaatgtaaaaaaaaaaaaatgacgataCAATCTCTCAAACTTTAGGGGTGCTGGCACTCCCCAAAACGCAGATGCTTTACTACCTGGATGGCTCGCAaaaatcatcttcatcatcatcattttcatctTCATCAGAGCCAGACTGATCTTGCCTTGCCTGCCTTTCACCCGGTAAAagccaacacaaaaaaaaaaaacacgacctcatttcaaattgacagtgcgGAAAACATAAATTGATTATGATTCAGTTGCTGTGGTTTGGTCTGTCAGGAAACAAAGTGCAAAAGTACTACTTACTAGTAATCGGGTGTCGCAAGAGAGACTAATTGATCGAGCGCCAGTTTAAATAAGTGCTGGTTGACtttaaccttgctctgcaagctgaagtcttgttgtgtttgtgagttcacaaactctgaGTCACAATTATTAAGTTAGCTTGACTTTGCTGGGCCATCACAATCGCTTAGCATGCAGGTGTCCTGCGACCctctcctcattttttttttttcagcattctGCGCCCAATACGGGCCCTTATCGGACAATTCCGgacatttgtgcatttctaatATTTCCGCAATAATGTACAACGCAAatgcaaatgctttttttttttttttttacacgatgTATTTGATTGCTTGTGCCTGCGATTGTGCTGACTACAAACAAATCAGATTGTTTTAGTGGTCAAccgacatttcatcacattttgaaatcaattaCAGCATTCCAAAATCCAATGAGCGGAGAGCGTCATTTCACTAACTTTAGCTTCATTTCACTAACTAGTGACGTCACAAGTCGAAACGGAAGCcttgtgctgcattcgaggagagTTTGGAGTGGGATTTCATCCCACTCGAAGTGTCCCGTTTGATGCGTTTGATGcacatgtaaacaacaaagacgtCCGATTGATTCCGATAAAATTGTTTCTTGCGTCACGTGAACACACGTCTGGTATTTACATCTGCCTCGAACGCTTTTGAGGTCGGAAGTGAAACGAGCCGAGTGGGATGTTTCTGATTTCCCACTTTCCTGgaatgtaacattttatttatttttttatttattttcccggTGAAAGGACGTTCTACTgtcgttgtaatttgatttgtgaggattgttttgatttaaaaatgttgtttgATTACTATATGAACAATAAGCCTGGTTTGTATGCCAGTCACAGAAATGTTCGGAATTATCATGAAGCAAATCTCCAAGCTAGGCTAAATAACATTTTTCTATGTTATAGACtatagactaaaatgttgacagtttttgttgactaaaactagacaaattaagttttcttggactaaaataaagactaaaatgctagatttatagttgactagaaaatggactaaataaaaacgggatgaggttgactaattgtgattaaaaactgaaaatgggCTAAAACTAAGACTGAGttttaaaatggcagacaaaattgaCACTAGCACCAATTGAGGAAGCCGAAGCGCGCAGCCAACCAGGAACGAGCGCGAAACCAGGTGCACTTGCCCGTGCAGCATCTTTTGATGGGTTTCTGCCAGCACCTTTGGAGGTCCCGGCGGCGCCTTTGGAGGTCTCGACCCTTCCTGGTCTTGCTGGCGGCGGCCTCGGCGCTCTGTTACGTCCACTTTGCAGCCGCTCCTCGACTGCAGGCCGACTGTCCCGCCGTGTCGCCGCTGCTGGGTGAGGAAAGCCCGTGTCGTCACGTCATCACGTCATCACGTCATCCGGTCGCCGTTCAACTGACTTTTCCTTTCCGCGCACGCGCAGTCGGGCCTCGGCTCGCCAATCTCTCCGCCCCACTCGCGACTTTGGAGAAGACCAGCAACAGGAGCGCGTTGTCGCTGTCACCGGGCGGAGTCTACCGTCCGCCGGATTGCCGACCCCGGCACCGCACTGCCATCGTGGTACCGTACCGGAAGCGGCTGACGCACCTCCGCGCGCTCCTCGACCACCTGCATCCGTTCCTGCAGCGGCAACAGCTTCACTACGGAATCTACCTGGTGGAGCAGGTGAGGGGAAGCCACGTTGCAGACAAAATGCAACATTTCATCAACCTTTCTTGTTTGGACGAAGGGAAATCCCGTTGGAAGGATTTTAACACGTTAAGTGATTTTTGGACCCATTAAATCAAATATTGTATTATTAAAGGCCCCTCAGAAATTTGTGGTAACCCCAGTTAAGCCCCCCAGCAAAAGAGGGCATGTGTCGAAGCTatttcataattaaaaaaaacaaaaaacatttgcggCACCTGGAAGTTGCCGGGAAGCGCGGAACCAATATTTGGTGTTCCGCACGGACTTTTATTGCTGACGGACTCCGATTCACCACAACTAACTAAGATGCTGtttagggtttgtttgtggtctctttaTACTGAAAATTGAGGAAATTAACATCGCCACATGTCTtatgtttgtaacaaaacaatccgcgtcaaaatcgctaaataaataagagctttaattaatttattgccGCCAGGCCGgacacacgcaagatggcgggTGTTCGTACGTGCATCAACAACAGGAAGGCCTATCTACTAAACATAGAGCAAGACTCTTCCGTGTAGccgaattttttgttttgttttgtcttctcACTCCAAATAACGTGCAGGCgaggtcaataaaaaaaattgaaaaacattttttatgtgtttgtatgtttgttttaaggTGATATTgctgatattgtgtatgtggaagaagttttggaTCTTTGATTTCCTTtaataaaaaatgggagcaataacaaaaaaaaagtgttgcgtttataCTTTTGTTGAGTATAGttataaaatattttctcagcctCCCTGTGACATGTGACGAGGTTCATGGTCGGTGAGATGCCACCAATATGAATCAGatttaccctttttttttttttttttttttgtagaaagctTATTCATAAAATATCCAACGCGCAATTTCTCCCGTCTTTCAGTGGGGTAACGGAACCTTCAACAAAGGCAGACTGTATAACGCCGGCGCGCGAGAAGCTCTCCGAGACGAAAAGTGGAGCTGCATCATCTTCCACGATGTGGACCTGCTGCCCGAGGACGACCGCAATACCTACGCCTGCAACACGGGCAGCCCCATGCACCTGTCCGTGGCCATCGACAAGTTTGCGTACAGGTAGACACGCCCACCACAAAATATTTAAGATGGTTCGCTTGAGATCCAAAAGCGCGTCAACCATTTTTCCCGTAACTTGAATACAACCGGTTGAAATGGACAAAATTGGCAAAAGTGTAACAAAACATGGAAGAAGAATTTTCGGCAGCTaacgtgtcacttcctgtttgtttgtgtgaccCGCCTCTAGGCTGTATTATAAAGGAGCTTTTGGTGGCGTTGTTGCAGTGACTCCAGACCAGTTCAGGAAGATGAACGGCTTCTCCAACCAGTTTTGGGGCTGGGGACAAGAGGATGATAATTTGTggcaaaggtaaaaaaaaaaaaaagtaatgaagaaaaaatgtcaacatactgattttttttttgtatcgtagCACACGTCTGCACTTTGCAACAAAACAAACCGCCTAAAAAAATTGCTTAAAATTTAGCCAGTTCTGATTCATTCACTTGTGCTGATGTCAACAtctcagtataaaaaaaaaaaatgaaatggagggGGCGGGACCATTGTGGGTTCAAGATGGCGGCCCATGTGTTTTGCCCTCACCTCGTTCTCTTCTCCACTCCTTCCTGTTGGAATCACATGCGGTCCAATCCAAATTTGAAGTGAGGATCAGGCGAgcgctgtcaaaaaaaaaaaaaaaaaagatgacgtgTCAATATGTGCCTCGTATCGTGACCCCcggtatcgcgatacgtatcgtatcgtgaggttgttggcaatacACAGCCCTAGAGGACACAaagtctatgatttaaaaaaaaacaaaaaaatttaaatgtggactcgtcagaccgcaGCACACGTTTCCACTTTGCGTCAGTCCAGAGAagctcttctttttcttttaaattaaaagtaaaattaaatttaattattttaatttaatttaaaatgtaaaatataaaataaataaataaataaataaaatttaattaaaattacaaatttaaaatgacagaatatttgaaaaaataaaaaaacgcagtcgtgttaatcacattaataaagaACGTCGCAACGTCATAATTGGGGTTTGCACGCAAGCACAAAACCTGACCGACAGTGCAACTAAATTCACAAGAAAGCAAACAGAGCTCACCAAATCGATCCCTCCAACATGGGAGAGAGCAAACTGaccgactgattttgcaagactcGTTGACCTTCCGCTTTTTTTCTCTTGATCGCCTGCCGGGCAAGCAGAGTGTTTCTGGCCGGCATGGAGCCGGTGCGCCCCCCGGAGGCCATCGCTCGTTACAAAATGATCAAGCACGAGCGAGACCCGGGGAACGAACGGAACCCGCACAAGTAAGCGAGCCTGGCTGTCGTCCGACATCCCGATTGGCCTTTGACATCATTTTGAACTTTTTATAGCGTCGAGCTCCTGAAAAGGACCAAACTGGACTGGGACTCTGACGGCCTCAATTCTGTGACGCACAAGCTCCTGTCCAAGGAGCGACGACGTCTCTACACTCACCTCATGGTGGACGTCGGAGAAAAGCCGCATCAGGAAAAAGGAAAGCAGGAAAAAACGACAACTtctatgtaacatttttttttttgaagacgacAGGACCATCTTGTCATTACTTTATTGTGACGTTTTGTTTCCGGATTGTGCTGGCTTTTTGCGCCGTCAACAAGTTTGGGACACGTTCGCGAGCAGAAAAACGGTTTGCGAGGGTCCGCCCAACATCTTTGCAACGTTGCGCAGTCTTGAACGAAACCTGACGAAATGCAGTTAGGTTTTTGTGAAGGCTGAATACAAAACATTGAAgaatgtggagaaaaaaaattggaatgaTACCTAATGACATTGAATTAGGTAAATATGTTGACGTTGGAATGGTTTTAAAGAGtaagaatgacaacacaaggatgaGGAGACAAGACGTGTTCGTTTTTACtcgcagcgaggagagcagattTGCAAGGTACAAGCTggcaaagatgatctggcaattctcttgcttcctctctttttatttgggattgttCCCTATCCGGTTACAAAAAATTACGTTGCACTCGTAAGCGCAATAGTGCAACGCTGCATCATCTTAAAATAACACATCTGTCGGCTTGGATGCAAATAAGCACGTGATTATCCATTAGCAAGGAAAGTTTCTACGAGTGtgaagcattttagcaaatatataataacttgGATACACTTTAATTAAACGTAACAGTAAGTCAACATGAACGGAAACTGGATGTAAATATTTGGAATTTGGGGCTTTTACAAAATTTTGTGGATTTTGTGAATGGCAGTAGATAATAAATTTTGAAGTTGGAATA encodes the following:
- the LOC144021270 gene encoding beta-1,4-galactosyltransferase 3-like isoform X1, whose protein sequence is MARKNHLHHHHFHLHQSQTDLALPAFHPHLWRSRRRLWRSRPFLVLLAAASALCYVHFAAAPRLQADCPAVSPLLVGPRLANLSAPLATLEKTSNRSALSLSPGGVYRPPDCRPRHRTAIVVPYRKRLTHLRALLDHLHPFLQRQQLHYGIYLVEQWGNGTFNKGRLYNAGAREALRDEKWSCIIFHDVDLLPEDDRNTYACNTGSPMHLSVAIDKFAYRLYYKGAFGGVVAVTPDQFRKMNGFSNQFWGWGQEDDNLWQSRVFLAGMEPVRPPEAIARYKMIKHERDPGNERNPHNVELLKRTKLDWDSDGLNSVTHKLLSKERRRLYTHLMVDVGEKPHQEKGKQEKTTTSM
- the LOC144021270 gene encoding beta-1,4-galactosyltransferase 3-like isoform X2 — encoded protein: MARKNHLHHHHFHLHQSQTDLALPAFHPHLWRSRRRLWRSRPFLVLLAAASALCYVHFAAAPRLQADCPAVSPLLVGPRLANLSAPLATLEKTSNRSALSLSPGGVYRPPDCRPRHRTAIVVPYRKRLTHLRALLDHLHPFLQRQQLHYGIYLVEQWGNGTFNKGRLYNAGAREALRDEKWSCIIFHDVDLLPEDDRNTYACNTGSPMHLSVAIDKFAYRLYYKGAFGGVVAVTPDQFRKMNGFSNQFWGWGQEDDNLWQRVFLAGMEPVRPPEAIARYKMIKHERDPGNERNPHNVELLKRTKLDWDSDGLNSVTHKLLSKERRRLYTHLMVDVGEKPHQEKGKQEKTTTSM
- the LOC144021270 gene encoding beta-1,4-galactosyltransferase 3-like isoform X3; translated protein: MGFCQHLWRSRRRLWRSRPFLVLLAAASALCYVHFAAAPRLQADCPAVSPLLVGPRLANLSAPLATLEKTSNRSALSLSPGGVYRPPDCRPRHRTAIVVPYRKRLTHLRALLDHLHPFLQRQQLHYGIYLVEQWGNGTFNKGRLYNAGAREALRDEKWSCIIFHDVDLLPEDDRNTYACNTGSPMHLSVAIDKFAYRLYYKGAFGGVVAVTPDQFRKMNGFSNQFWGWGQEDDNLWQSRVFLAGMEPVRPPEAIARYKMIKHERDPGNERNPHNVELLKRTKLDWDSDGLNSVTHKLLSKERRRLYTHLMVDVGEKPHQEKGKQEKTTTSM
- the LOC144021270 gene encoding beta-1,4-galactosyltransferase 3-like isoform X4; protein product: MGFCQHLWRSRRRLWRSRPFLVLLAAASALCYVHFAAAPRLQADCPAVSPLLVGPRLANLSAPLATLEKTSNRSALSLSPGGVYRPPDCRPRHRTAIVVPYRKRLTHLRALLDHLHPFLQRQQLHYGIYLVEQWGNGTFNKGRLYNAGAREALRDEKWSCIIFHDVDLLPEDDRNTYACNTGSPMHLSVAIDKFAYRLYYKGAFGGVVAVTPDQFRKMNGFSNQFWGWGQEDDNLWQRVFLAGMEPVRPPEAIARYKMIKHERDPGNERNPHNVELLKRTKLDWDSDGLNSVTHKLLSKERRRLYTHLMVDVGEKPHQEKGKQEKTTTSM